Proteins encoded within one genomic window of Brockia lithotrophica:
- a CDS encoding ABC transporter ATP-binding protein — MKEQSLAATAEGEREILRLKGVGIRFGGLKAVDNLDLYLQRGELVGLIGPNGAGKTTVFNLLTGVYAPTEGEILFEGQRINGLPPYVLARRGIARTFQNIRLFGNLSVFDNVRIAAAVHSRYRTWEAMLRFPRFYREEAEMSRVSEELLELMGLSAYREEKARNLPYGLQRRLEIARALALRPKLLLLDEPAAGMNPQESQDLMRLIREIRERFSLTILLIEHDMSVVMGISERIYVLDHGVLIAEGPPEEIRRNRRVIEAYLGEEVS, encoded by the coding sequence GTGAAGGAGCAATCGCTTGCGGCCACCGCCGAAGGAGAACGGGAGATCCTCCGCCTCAAGGGTGTGGGGATCCGCTTCGGCGGGCTCAAGGCCGTGGACAACCTCGACCTCTACCTCCAGCGAGGAGAGCTCGTGGGGCTCATCGGGCCCAACGGCGCGGGCAAGACGACGGTCTTCAACCTCCTCACGGGGGTCTACGCCCCTACGGAGGGCGAGATCCTCTTCGAAGGCCAGCGGATCAACGGCCTTCCCCCTTACGTCCTTGCGCGGCGCGGGATCGCCCGCACCTTCCAGAACATCCGCCTCTTTGGGAACCTTTCCGTGTTCGACAACGTGCGCATCGCCGCGGCGGTGCACTCTCGCTACCGCACTTGGGAGGCGATGCTCCGGTTCCCCCGGTTCTACCGCGAAGAGGCGGAGATGTCCCGCGTTTCCGAAGAGCTTTTGGAACTCATGGGCCTCTCCGCCTACCGGGAGGAAAAGGCGCGCAACCTCCCGTACGGCCTGCAGAGGCGCCTCGAAATTGCCCGCGCCCTCGCTCTTCGGCCCAAGCTCCTCCTCTTGGATGAGCCAGCGGCGGGGATGAACCCGCAGGAGTCTCAGGATCTCATGCGGCTCATCCGCGAGATTCGCGAGCGCTTTTCGCTCACGATCCTCCTCATCGAGCACGACATGAGCGTCGTGATGGGAATCTCGGAGCGCATCTACGTCCTCGACCACGGGGTGCTCATCGCCGAAGGGCCCCCCGAAGAGATCCGGAGGAACCGCCGCGTCATCGAAGCTTACCTCGGGGAAGAGGTGTCGTGA
- a CDS encoding branched-chain amino acid ABC transporter permease, whose amino-acid sequence MGRPFEMRSWTRVGGVLLALLVGYGVVELALRSGWIGRYGENVLMAIGINILLAVSLHVILGLAGQFSIGQAGFLAVGAYTAAVVTTRLDMPFELALVAGVVVSVLMGLLVGLPTLRLRGDYLAIATLGFAEIVRISLLNFDYVGGAAGMQLPHLTTWTHLFVSLVLVFTLVLTFTHSAYGRATLAVREDEIAAEAMGISPTFVKVFAFAFGAGIAGLAGGLYAHTFYVIQPVDFGFLKSFEILVFVVLGGIGSLSGATLAAVLLTILSTYLQQFPEIRMILYSVVLILIMLFRPQGLLGDREFGDLLSVFRPKKGADVR is encoded by the coding sequence ATGGGACGTCCGTTTGAGATGCGGTCTTGGACTCGCGTCGGCGGCGTGCTCCTCGCCCTCCTCGTGGGGTACGGCGTCGTCGAGCTCGCCCTGAGGAGCGGTTGGATCGGACGTTACGGAGAAAACGTGCTCATGGCCATCGGGATCAACATCCTTCTCGCCGTAAGTTTGCACGTCATCCTCGGCCTTGCGGGGCAGTTTTCCATAGGTCAGGCGGGTTTCCTCGCCGTAGGCGCCTACACCGCCGCCGTCGTCACCACCCGCCTCGACATGCCCTTTGAACTCGCGCTCGTCGCCGGCGTCGTCGTTTCCGTGCTCATGGGGCTTCTCGTGGGGCTTCCCACGCTTCGCCTGCGCGGGGATTACCTCGCGATTGCCACGCTCGGGTTCGCCGAGATCGTCCGGATTTCGCTCCTCAACTTCGACTACGTCGGTGGGGCCGCGGGCATGCAGCTTCCGCACCTCACGACGTGGACGCACCTCTTCGTTTCCCTCGTCCTCGTCTTCACTCTCGTCCTTACCTTTACGCATTCTGCGTACGGACGCGCGACGCTCGCCGTGCGCGAGGACGAAATCGCCGCCGAGGCCATGGGGATCTCTCCGACCTTCGTCAAGGTGTTTGCCTTTGCCTTCGGGGCGGGGATCGCCGGCCTCGCCGGAGGCCTGTACGCCCACACGTTTTACGTGATTCAACCCGTAGACTTCGGCTTTCTCAAGTCGTTCGAAATCCTCGTGTTTGTGGTTTTGGGCGGGATCGGGAGCCTCTCGGGGGCGACCTTGGCCGCGGTCCTCCTCACGATCCTCTCGACCTACCTCCAGCAGTTTCCCGAGATCCGGATGATCCTCTACAGCGTGGTCCTCATCCTCATCATGCTCTTCCGGCCGCAAGGCCTTCTTGGGGACCGCGAGTTCGGGGATCTCTTGTCCGTCTTTCGTCCGAAGAAGGGGGCGGATGTTCGGTGA
- a CDS encoding branched-chain amino acid ABC transporter permease — protein sequence MDVWLQQLLNAISLGAIYALIALGYTMVYGIIKLINFAHGDVFMVGAFLGYYAMLLVDGTPLGANPWTKLLVALLVAMVGSTLLGVTIERVAYRRLRNSPRLAALTTAIGVSFLLEYGTIYLRGAQGAQPEAYPTLFTAHLDLFGATLKMDALVILVTSFLLMIVLQFIVQNTQTGRAMRAVSFDMDAARLMGISVDRTISVTFALGSALGGAAGVVYGLYYTSIDPFMGLLPGLKAFIAAVVGGIGSIPGAMVGGFLIGLLETGVSALGFSLFRDAVAFIVLILILLVRPEGIFGEHVREKV from the coding sequence ATGGACGTATGGCTGCAGCAGCTCCTAAATGCCATTTCCCTCGGGGCCATCTACGCGCTCATCGCCCTCGGGTACACGATGGTCTACGGGATCATCAAGCTCATCAACTTCGCCCACGGGGACGTCTTCATGGTCGGAGCGTTCCTCGGGTACTACGCCATGCTCCTCGTCGACGGCACCCCGCTCGGGGCAAACCCATGGACGAAGCTCCTCGTAGCTCTTCTCGTGGCGATGGTCGGCTCCACCCTCCTCGGGGTGACGATCGAGCGCGTAGCCTACCGACGCTTGCGCAACTCTCCCCGCCTTGCGGCGCTCACCACGGCGATCGGCGTCTCGTTTCTCCTGGAGTACGGCACGATCTACCTCCGGGGAGCGCAAGGTGCGCAGCCTGAGGCCTACCCCACCCTCTTCACCGCCCACCTCGACCTCTTTGGGGCGACGCTCAAGATGGACGCCTTGGTCATCCTCGTCACCTCTTTCCTCCTCATGATCGTCCTTCAATTCATCGTGCAGAACACGCAGACTGGCCGGGCGATGCGCGCTGTGAGCTTTGACATGGATGCGGCGCGCCTCATGGGGATCTCCGTAGACCGTACGATTTCCGTGACCTTCGCCCTGGGTTCCGCCTTGGGCGGGGCCGCCGGTGTCGTGTACGGGCTCTACTACACGAGCATCGACCCGTTCATGGGCCTCCTCCCCGGGCTTAAGGCCTTCATCGCCGCGGTAGTGGGTGGAATCGGTTCCATTCCGGGGGCGATGGTCGGCGGGTTCCTCATCGGCCTCCTCGAAACGGGGGTGAGCGCCCTCGGCTTCTCCCTCTTCCGGGATGCCGTGGCGTTCATCGTCCTCATCCTCATCCTCCTCGTCCGGCCGGAAGGGATTTTCGGCGAGCACGTGCGGGAGAAAGTCTGA
- a CDS encoding ABC transporter substrate-binding protein — MKLVRWAFLPLLAVALVLGGCGGGAGKGNEVRIGLNLELSGQTATFGQSAKNGARMAVEKINADGGLLGKKVVLVEGDNKSEKSESSSIALKLIQQDKVDVIIGATTSGTTLAMVNIADENKVPVISPTATNPDVTVDPKTKSTRPYIFRACFIDPFQGEVAAKYAIQDLHAKKAAVFTEVSSDYAIGLRDAFKQAFTKLGGEIVAEESYQKNDKDFRSQLTRIRDAKPDVIFLPGYYQEAGIIIKQARSDLGIQVPIIGGDGFDSPKLVEIAGASNMAKVFLTNHYAADDPDPRIQEFVKEYQAKYNAIPDGFAVLGYDAVMLYADAVKRAGSTDPTKVKAALEATKDLPLVSGTITIGPDHNPIKAAVVLEYVDGKQTFRKKVEP; from the coding sequence ATGAAGCTTGTGCGCTGGGCCTTCCTCCCCCTCTTGGCGGTGGCCCTCGTCCTCGGGGGCTGCGGCGGAGGAGCGGGGAAGGGCAACGAAGTCCGCATCGGCCTCAACCTCGAGCTTTCCGGCCAGACGGCGACGTTCGGCCAGTCCGCAAAGAACGGAGCGCGCATGGCCGTGGAAAAGATCAACGCCGACGGCGGACTCTTGGGCAAGAAGGTCGTCCTCGTAGAGGGGGACAACAAGTCGGAAAAGAGCGAGTCCTCGAGCATCGCCCTCAAGCTCATCCAGCAGGACAAGGTAGACGTGATCATCGGAGCGACTACCTCGGGGACGACGCTCGCGATGGTGAACATCGCCGACGAAAACAAGGTCCCCGTAATTTCTCCGACGGCCACGAACCCGGACGTCACCGTGGACCCCAAGACAAAGTCGACGCGGCCGTACATCTTCCGCGCCTGCTTCATCGACCCCTTCCAGGGGGAGGTAGCGGCCAAGTACGCGATCCAAGACCTCCACGCGAAAAAGGCCGCTGTGTTTACGGAAGTCTCCTCCGACTACGCCATCGGCCTTCGCGACGCCTTTAAGCAGGCGTTTACGAAGCTGGGCGGGGAGATCGTCGCCGAAGAGTCCTATCAGAAGAACGACAAGGACTTCCGCTCGCAGCTCACGCGCATTCGAGATGCCAAACCCGACGTGATCTTCCTCCCCGGGTACTACCAAGAGGCAGGGATCATCATCAAGCAGGCCCGCAGCGACCTGGGGATTCAAGTCCCGATCATCGGCGGAGACGGCTTCGATTCGCCTAAGCTCGTAGAGATCGCCGGAGCATCCAACATGGCCAAGGTGTTTCTCACGAACCACTACGCCGCCGACGACCCGGATCCGCGGATTCAGGAGTTCGTCAAGGAGTACCAGGCGAAATACAACGCGATCCCCGACGGCTTCGCGGTCCTCGGGTACGACGCCGTGATGCTCTACGCGGACGCCGTGAAGCGCGCCGGGTCGACGGACCCGACCAAGGTGAAGGCGGCCTTGGAGGCGACGAAGGACCTCCCGCTCGTCTCGGGGACGATCACCATCGGTCCCGACCACAACCCGATCAAGGCGGCCGTTGTCCTCGAGTATGTAGACGGAAAGCAGACGTTCCGCAAGAAGGTCGAACCGTAG
- a CDS encoding ABC transporter substrate-binding protein, protein MQRLRLPVLAVFLAAALVLAGCSGKGAEAPKAEAPAAQKTVSDAQPIKIGVNAELTGRVASYGQSFVQGAELYVEELNKNGGVLGRKVELVKVDNKSEKADATNAALRLIEQDKVVAILGAATSGITMAFAPIAEEHKVPFVSPSATNPDVTVKDGKTLAYAFRACFIDPFQGEVAAKFALNDLKVKRAALLVNQSDEYAIGLANAFKETFLKGGGEIVAEEKYSKGDKDFNSALTRIKAQKPDVLYLPNYYEDVGLQIRQARELGLDIPVLGGDGWDSPELVKLAGSASNLNNAYMTAHFSPESTEPAVQTFVKLFKQKYGSEPNGFHALGYDAAGLVVDAIKRAGEADPKKIRDALEATKDFQGVTGKISFDDKHNPVKPAVVIEFKDGKQTYRATVQP, encoded by the coding sequence ATGCAACGTCTGCGTCTGCCGGTTCTCGCCGTCTTCCTCGCTGCGGCCCTCGTCCTCGCCGGATGCAGCGGCAAGGGGGCCGAGGCCCCGAAGGCGGAAGCTCCTGCGGCACAGAAAACGGTTTCCGACGCACAACCGATTAAGATCGGCGTGAACGCCGAGCTCACGGGTCGGGTTGCCTCCTACGGGCAGTCCTTCGTCCAGGGTGCGGAGCTCTACGTGGAGGAGCTCAACAAGAACGGCGGCGTTTTGGGTCGCAAGGTGGAACTCGTAAAGGTGGACAACAAGTCGGAAAAGGCGGACGCCACGAACGCCGCCCTCCGCCTCATCGAACAGGACAAGGTCGTGGCGATCCTCGGCGCGGCGACGTCCGGGATCACGATGGCCTTTGCCCCCATTGCGGAGGAGCACAAGGTCCCGTTCGTGAGCCCCTCGGCGACAAACCCCGACGTCACCGTGAAGGACGGGAAGACCCTCGCCTACGCCTTCCGCGCCTGCTTCATCGACCCCTTCCAGGGGGAGGTAGCGGCGAAGTTCGCCCTGAACGACCTCAAGGTCAAGCGCGCCGCACTTCTCGTCAACCAGAGCGACGAGTACGCCATTGGCCTTGCGAACGCCTTTAAGGAGACGTTCCTCAAAGGCGGCGGCGAAATCGTCGCGGAGGAGAAGTACTCCAAGGGGGACAAGGACTTCAACTCGGCGCTCACGCGGATCAAGGCGCAGAAGCCCGACGTCCTCTACCTCCCGAACTACTATGAGGACGTCGGCTTGCAGATCCGCCAGGCGCGCGAGCTCGGCCTCGACATTCCCGTTCTCGGCGGAGACGGGTGGGACTCGCCGGAGCTCGTAAAGCTCGCGGGCAGCGCGAGCAACCTGAACAACGCCTACATGACCGCCCACTTCTCGCCGGAGTCCACGGAACCCGCGGTACAGACGTTCGTCAAGCTCTTCAAGCAGAAGTACGGGAGCGAGCCAAACGGCTTCCACGCCCTCGGGTACGACGCCGCGGGTCTTGTCGTGGACGCCATCAAGCGGGCGGGTGAAGCGGATCCCAAGAAGATCCGCGACGCCCTCGAGGCGACCAAGGACTTCCAAGGGGTTACGGGCAAGATCAGCTTCGACGACAAGCACAATCCCGTGAAGCCGGCGGTAGTCATCGAGTTCAAGGATGGCAAGCAGACGTACCGGGCCACCGTGCAACCGTAA
- a CDS encoding asparagine synthase-related protein, whose product MNVYAVADFAGILSFAESPPDRKGLARVRSFFSVSHPTDLPVDVFESLGTSLRFTAFGIPSEPENEKAKSSTNFPSPQAQKILLADTPWSGRLGGAVETASGRLAGALREVLSTLPQPGAYALWDGEAEVLALYRDPTGGRTIFLRTDGNRLAFSTHPDPLFALYPGKWRLCPEAVAALFAYGPARPPGNAILCEMYELAPGEALIFARRGEDFLLRREHFRLFSSAKPEVHPKADVPTALRESLLASVRGAYREGARGVFLSGGLDSGAALALLRRSAPEEVLYSASVDYEDEDAHFVPSPLLPERDAAYVEVAVRAAKSEHLTVVLSADEIASSLRSLGNLRGFPGMLDVDAALLLFFRRVAGWNAEVAWLTGEGADETFAGYPWAEEAFFGAAIAHQSGRRTDVRRLFPWMRHVEERLALLRPEVAQAVWAHLDELLLRAVERTDRHLPEDLSRAGSPKEGAVLWTSAHTALHFGSVLLERMARSGKAAGLRILFPFLDGDVRAFAPFALRGEPSLRKPLLREALAGIVPEEIRLRKKSPFPKSHHPKLAQALRARGEELMANPQAIIWTFLDRDAASRFLQSPPPHLPWFGQLLDAPHYAAYLAEVHDWLERVRPRLPDRGF is encoded by the coding sequence ATGAACGTGTACGCGGTTGCCGATTTTGCCGGGATCCTCTCCTTCGCCGAATCTCCCCCCGACCGAAAAGGTCTCGCGCGAGTGCGAAGCTTTTTCTCGGTCTCCCACCCGACCGACCTCCCGGTCGACGTCTTCGAATCCCTGGGAACGAGCCTTCGCTTCACCGCATTCGGGATTCCCTCGGAGCCCGAAAACGAGAAGGCGAAGTCTTCGACGAATTTCCCATCGCCCCAAGCGCAAAAGATCCTCTTGGCCGACACGCCGTGGAGCGGCCGCTTGGGCGGTGCGGTGGAAACCGCGAGCGGGCGTCTTGCCGGGGCACTCCGCGAAGTCCTTTCCACCCTCCCCCAACCCGGAGCCTACGCCCTTTGGGACGGGGAAGCGGAGGTCCTCGCGCTGTACCGTGACCCCACCGGAGGACGTACGATCTTCCTCCGCACGGATGGAAATCGCCTCGCCTTTTCCACCCATCCGGACCCCCTTTTCGCCCTCTACCCGGGAAAGTGGCGCCTCTGCCCCGAAGCCGTCGCCGCCCTCTTTGCTTACGGGCCCGCGCGCCCGCCCGGAAACGCGATCCTCTGCGAAATGTACGAACTCGCCCCGGGAGAGGCGCTCATCTTCGCCCGTCGCGGCGAGGACTTCCTCCTTCGCCGCGAGCACTTCCGCCTCTTTTCGTCCGCCAAACCCGAGGTCCATCCGAAGGCCGATGTCCCGACCGCCCTTCGGGAAAGCCTCCTCGCCTCCGTCCGGGGCGCGTACCGGGAAGGAGCCCGCGGCGTGTTCCTCTCCGGCGGCCTCGACTCCGGCGCCGCCCTCGCCCTTCTGCGCCGTAGCGCTCCGGAAGAGGTGCTCTACTCCGCCTCCGTCGACTACGAAGACGAAGATGCGCACTTCGTCCCCTCCCCGCTCCTCCCCGAACGAGACGCCGCCTACGTGGAGGTTGCGGTTCGGGCGGCGAAAAGCGAGCACCTCACCGTGGTCCTGTCCGCAGACGAGATCGCGTCCTCCCTCCGGAGTCTCGGAAACCTCCGTGGGTTTCCGGGAATGCTCGACGTCGACGCCGCCCTCCTCCTCTTCTTCCGCCGCGTCGCAGGGTGGAACGCGGAAGTGGCGTGGCTTACGGGCGAGGGGGCCGACGAGACCTTTGCCGGCTATCCTTGGGCGGAAGAGGCGTTCTTTGGGGCCGCGATCGCACACCAAAGCGGTCGCCGCACGGACGTCCGACGCCTCTTCCCGTGGATGCGGCACGTCGAAGAACGGCTCGCGCTCCTCCGCCCGGAAGTCGCGCAGGCGGTGTGGGCCCACCTCGACGAACTCCTCCTCCGCGCCGTAGAACGCACCGATCGCCACCTGCCGGAGGATCTCTCGCGCGCCGGATCCCCAAAAGAAGGGGCGGTCCTCTGGACGTCCGCCCATACCGCCCTGCACTTCGGAAGCGTCCTCCTGGAACGGATGGCGCGGTCCGGCAAGGCCGCGGGCCTTCGGATCCTCTTCCCCTTCCTCGACGGAGACGTCCGCGCCTTCGCCCCCTTCGCCCTGAGGGGGGAGCCTTCCCTGCGCAAACCCCTCCTCCGCGAGGCGCTCGCGGGGATCGTCCCGGAGGAGATTCGCCTGCGCAAGAAGAGCCCTTTCCCCAAGAGCCACCACCCAAAGCTCGCACAGGCCCTTCGGGCGCGCGGGGAAGAGCTCATGGCAAACCCCCAGGCGATCATTTGGACCTTCCTCGATCGCGACGCCGCTTCGCGCTTTCTCCAAAGTCCGCCCCCACACCTCCCGTGGTTCGGACAGCTCCTCGACGCTCCCCACTACGCGGCGTACCTCGCGGAAGTTCACGACTGGCTCGAACGGGTTCGCCCGCGCCTTCCCGATCGCGGCTTCTGA
- a CDS encoding MFS transporter: MGMRGYYRSPSFLLGALGFFFDAMDVLLFGLVLPAIAQEWGLDPEVRGLLLSAGTVGMAFGALLGGWSADRVGRKPVFLASMALYGLGTGLTAFAPRLDVLFLLRFLAGVGLGAELPVAAAYVSETAPREIRGRAVVLAESFWALGALAAALTARFLLPVGGWRAVLAFGALPAFVALLARTRMPESAPRLFADRPRADVRALFARGLRGRTLLLWFLWMAMNGVYYGLFLWLPSLLVARGYEIVRSFSYIVAMNLFQIPGYLTAAWLVERWGRSAVLGSYLVGGALAAAAFGFAPNTAVLLVSGALLNFFHLGAWGALYAYTPEQYPDELRGSGTGVAASWGRIMAVIAPYAVGFFLARGVGQGTLFAGFFGLSAAAAVSVLLWGGGRPQEVREGERRFRR, encoded by the coding sequence ATGGGGATGCGCGGGTACTACCGGTCGCCTTCGTTTCTCTTGGGGGCGTTGGGCTTCTTTTTCGACGCGATGGACGTGCTTCTCTTCGGACTCGTCCTTCCCGCCATCGCTCAGGAGTGGGGATTGGACCCGGAAGTACGCGGCCTTTTGCTCAGCGCGGGAACCGTGGGGATGGCTTTCGGCGCGTTGCTCGGCGGGTGGTCGGCGGACCGCGTCGGGCGCAAGCCGGTCTTCCTCGCTTCCATGGCGCTGTACGGACTCGGTACGGGGCTTACGGCCTTCGCCCCTCGCCTCGACGTCCTCTTCCTCTTGCGCTTTCTCGCCGGGGTCGGGCTCGGGGCGGAGTTGCCGGTGGCTGCCGCCTACGTGTCCGAGACGGCGCCGCGGGAAATTCGCGGCCGTGCGGTCGTGCTCGCGGAGAGTTTTTGGGCGCTCGGCGCGCTGGCCGCAGCCCTCACGGCCCGCTTTCTTTTGCCCGTGGGAGGGTGGCGGGCGGTGCTCGCCTTCGGAGCACTTCCCGCCTTCGTCGCCCTCCTGGCCCGCACGCGCATGCCGGAGTCGGCGCCTCGGCTCTTTGCCGACCGCCCGCGCGCGGACGTACGTGCCCTTTTCGCCCGAGGTCTGCGGGGCAGGACGCTCCTTCTCTGGTTTCTCTGGATGGCCATGAACGGCGTGTACTACGGTTTGTTCCTCTGGCTTCCCTCGCTCCTCGTGGCCCGAGGCTACGAGATCGTTCGCAGCTTCAGCTACATCGTGGCGATGAACCTCTTTCAGATTCCGGGCTATCTCACGGCGGCGTGGCTCGTCGAGCGATGGGGACGCTCCGCCGTCCTCGGGAGCTACCTCGTGGGCGGCGCCTTGGCGGCGGCGGCCTTCGGGTTTGCCCCCAATACCGCTGTTCTCCTCGTGAGCGGCGCCCTGTTGAACTTTTTTCACCTCGGAGCGTGGGGCGCCCTCTACGCCTATACGCCGGAGCAGTATCCGGACGAACTGCGGGGGAGCGGTACGGGGGTTGCGGCCTCTTGGGGCCGGATCATGGCGGTGATCGCTCCGTACGCCGTCGGCTTCTTCCTCGCCCGAGGCGTCGGGCAGGGGACTTTGTTCGCAGGGTTTTTCGGGCTTTCTGCGGCGGCGGCCGTCTCCGTGCTCCTCTGGGGAGGCGGGCGACCGCAGGAGGTTCGGGAGGGGGAACGCCGTTTCCGAAGGTAG
- the mqnE gene encoding aminofutalosine synthase MqnE, which translates to MELVVRDPALEPIVEKVLRGERLSWEDGLVLMRTPDILTLGQLADVVNRRKNGLYVYFIENLHLYHTNICEARCAFCAFRRDPGEEGAFTYTPEELVAYARARITPTTREFHMTGGHNPYVPFSYYVDVIRALKENFPHVTIKAYTAAEIVFFARISGRTVEEVLGELREAGLDTLPGGGAEILSERYRRIMSPDKASVDEWLHVHRMAHRMGMKTHATMLYGSIETLEERLEHMRLIRELQDETGGFLAFIPLAVQPYRKDAPLTKRTSAYDDLRMIAVSRLFVDNVPHIKAYWINIGFQLAQLALTFGASDLHGTLVEERISHSAGALTEAAITREELVWLIRGAGRIPVERDTFYNPIVVYEGEESRPRGRR; encoded by the coding sequence GTGGAACTCGTCGTGCGCGATCCGGCGCTCGAGCCAATCGTAGAGAAGGTCCTTCGGGGCGAGCGCTTGTCGTGGGAGGACGGCCTCGTGCTCATGCGGACGCCCGACATCCTCACGCTCGGGCAACTCGCGGACGTGGTGAACCGCAGGAAAAACGGCCTGTACGTCTACTTCATCGAAAACCTCCACCTCTACCATACGAACATCTGTGAGGCGCGCTGCGCCTTCTGCGCCTTTCGGCGCGATCCCGGGGAAGAGGGCGCCTTCACGTATACGCCCGAGGAACTCGTCGCCTATGCCCGCGCCAGGATCACTCCGACGACGCGGGAATTCCACATGACGGGCGGGCACAACCCTTACGTCCCCTTTTCGTACTACGTAGACGTGATCCGCGCTCTCAAGGAAAACTTCCCCCACGTCACGATCAAGGCCTATACGGCGGCGGAGATCGTCTTCTTTGCGCGGATTTCCGGTCGCACCGTCGAAGAGGTCCTGGGCGAGCTCCGGGAGGCCGGTCTCGACACCCTTCCGGGAGGCGGGGCGGAAATCCTCTCGGAACGCTACCGCCGGATCATGAGCCCGGACAAGGCGAGCGTCGACGAATGGCTTCACGTGCACCGGATGGCGCACCGCATGGGGATGAAGACGCACGCGACGATGCTCTACGGATCCATCGAGACGTTGGAGGAACGGCTCGAGCACATGCGCCTCATCCGCGAGCTTCAGGACGAAACCGGGGGCTTTCTCGCCTTCATTCCTCTGGCCGTTCAGCCGTACCGCAAGGACGCACCGCTCACGAAGCGCACGAGCGCCTACGACGACCTGCGGATGATTGCCGTAAGCCGCCTGTTTGTGGACAACGTGCCGCACATCAAGGCGTACTGGATCAACATCGGCTTTCAACTCGCGCAGCTCGCCCTCACCTTCGGCGCATCGGACCTCCACGGAACCCTCGTCGAGGAGCGCATTAGCCACTCCGCCGGTGCGCTCACGGAGGCCGCTATCACGCGCGAAGAGCTCGTCTGGCTCATCCGTGGAGCGGGTCGGATTCCCGTGGAGCGGGACACGTTCTACAACCCCATCGTCGTCTACGAAGGAGAGGAAAGCCGCCCGAGGGGAAGGCGGTAA
- the mqnE gene encoding aminofutalosine synthase MqnE — protein sequence MLTSELLPIWEKVERGKRLGFADGLTLLTTPDLLGLGFMADRVRRRLHGDRAYFIVNAHLNHTNVCALNCKFCAFAVKPGHPRAYTLSLEEIAEKLRPLQGRGIREVHITGGINPKLSFSYYTDMLRLVKEILPDVHVQAFTAVEIDYMSRLFRMDVSEVLARLREAGLGSLLGGGAEVFDPEVRLAIAGHKTDAERWLEIHRIAHGMGIRSNASILYGTIERPEHVVDHLLRLRELQDETGGFDAFFGFAFHPENTPLARERAFPRETSGMYDLRILATARLLLDNFAHIRVLWMMTGLKLAQVALYFGADDIDGTVIEEHIIHDAGSEAPQGLTKEELIALLREAGRIPVERDTLYRPVAVYA from the coding sequence TTGCTCACTTCGGAACTCCTTCCCATATGGGAAAAGGTGGAGCGGGGGAAGCGGCTCGGGTTTGCCGACGGCCTCACCCTCCTCACGACGCCGGACCTCTTAGGTCTAGGGTTTATGGCCGATCGAGTGCGCCGCCGCCTGCACGGCGACCGCGCGTACTTCATCGTAAACGCCCACCTCAACCACACCAACGTATGCGCCCTCAACTGCAAGTTTTGTGCCTTTGCCGTGAAACCCGGCCATCCGCGGGCGTACACCCTCTCCCTCGAGGAGATTGCCGAAAAGCTCCGGCCCCTTCAGGGTCGGGGAATCCGCGAGGTACACATCACGGGCGGGATCAACCCTAAGCTCTCGTTTTCGTACTACACCGACATGCTCCGCCTCGTAAAGGAGATCCTGCCCGATGTGCACGTGCAGGCCTTTACGGCCGTGGAAATCGACTACATGAGCCGTCTGTTCCGCATGGACGTCTCCGAGGTGCTCGCCCGCTTGCGGGAGGCCGGGCTCGGTTCGCTCTTGGGCGGCGGTGCGGAGGTGTTCGACCCTGAGGTACGCCTCGCCATCGCCGGGCACAAGACCGACGCCGAGCGCTGGCTCGAAATCCACAGGATCGCCCACGGCATGGGCATCCGCTCCAACGCTTCCATCCTCTACGGGACGATCGAGCGGCCGGAGCACGTCGTCGACCACCTCTTGCGCCTCAGGGAGCTTCAAGACGAGACTGGCGGCTTCGACGCCTTTTTCGGCTTCGCCTTCCATCCGGAAAACACGCCCCTCGCCCGCGAGCGCGCCTTTCCGCGGGAGACGAGCGGGATGTACGACCTTCGGATCCTCGCTACGGCCCGCCTTCTGTTGGACAACTTTGCGCACATTCGCGTCCTTTGGATGATGACGGGGCTCAAGCTCGCCCAGGTGGCCCTCTACTTCGGCGCCGACGACATCGACGGCACGGTGATCGAAGAGCACATCATCCACGACGCCGGATCGGAAGCTCCCCAAGGACTCACCAAGGAAGAACTCATCGCCCTCCTTCGGGAGGCGGGACGCATACCCGTCGAACGCGATACGCTCTATCGACCCGTCGCCGTGTACGCGTAG